In a single window of the Streptomyces cinnabarinus genome:
- the recA gene encoding recombinase RecA, producing MAGTDREKALDAALAQIERQFGKGAVMRMGERSMEPIEVIPTGSTALDVALGVGGLPRGRVVEIYGPESSGKTTLTLHAVANAQKAGGQVAFVDAEHALDPEYAKKLGVDIDNLILSQPDNGEQALEIVDMLVRSGALDLIVIDSVAALVPRAEIEGEMGDSHVGLQARLMSQALRKITSALNQSKTTAIFINQLREKIGVMFGSPETTTGGRALKFYASVRIDIRRIETLKDGTEAVGNRTRCKVVKNKVAPPFKQAEFDILYGQGISREGGLIDMGVEHGFVRKAGAWYTYEGDQLGQGKENARNFLKDNPDLANEIEKKIKEKLGVGVRPEQPAAEAGTDAAGAAAADDAKTVPAPAVAKATKTKAAAAKS from the coding sequence ATGGCAGGAACCGACCGCGAGAAGGCCCTGGATGCCGCACTCGCACAGATTGAACGGCAATTCGGCAAGGGCGCGGTCATGCGCATGGGCGAGCGGTCGATGGAGCCCATCGAGGTCATCCCGACCGGATCGACCGCGCTCGACGTGGCCCTCGGCGTCGGCGGCCTGCCGCGCGGCCGCGTCGTCGAGATCTACGGACCGGAGTCCTCCGGTAAGACGACCCTGACCCTGCACGCGGTGGCGAACGCGCAGAAGGCCGGCGGCCAGGTGGCCTTCGTGGACGCGGAGCACGCCCTGGACCCCGAGTACGCCAAGAAGCTCGGCGTCGACATCGACAACCTCATCCTGTCCCAGCCGGACAACGGCGAGCAGGCCCTGGAGATCGTGGACATGCTGGTCCGCTCCGGCGCCCTCGACCTCATCGTCATCGACTCCGTCGCCGCGCTCGTCCCGCGCGCGGAGATCGAGGGCGAGATGGGCGACAGCCACGTCGGTCTCCAGGCCCGTCTGATGAGCCAGGCGCTGCGGAAGATCACCAGCGCGCTCAACCAGTCGAAGACCACCGCGATCTTCATCAACCAGCTGCGCGAGAAGATCGGCGTGATGTTCGGCTCCCCGGAGACCACGACCGGTGGCCGGGCGCTGAAGTTCTACGCATCGGTGCGAATCGACATCCGGCGTATCGAGACCCTGAAGGACGGCACCGAGGCGGTCGGCAACCGCACCCGCTGCAAGGTCGTCAAGAACAAGGTCGCACCGCCCTTCAAGCAGGCCGAGTTCGACATCCTCTATGGCCAGGGCATCAGCCGCGAGGGCGGCCTGATCGACATGGGCGTGGAGCACGGCTTCGTGCGCAAGGCCGGCGCCTGGTACACGTACGAGGGCGACCAGCTCGGCCAGGGCAAGGAGAACGCGCGCAACTTCCTGAAGGACAACCCCGACCTGGCCAACGAGATCGAGAAGAAGATCAAGGAGAAGCTGGGCGTCGGCGTGCGTCCCGAGCAGCCCGCGGCCGAGGCGGGCACGGACGCCGCGGGTGCCGCCGCCGCGGACGACGCCAAGACGGTGCCCGCTCCGGCCGTGGCCAAGGCCACCAAGACCAAGGCCGCCGCAGCCAAGAGCTGA
- the recX gene encoding recombination regulator RecX, which yields MTRRTDWAEYACPDPPGERDGRGVTGPAGGEDCDAYGGDGPYGDELVGGSRRRAGGARGAGGARGRRRRGREEPSGEDGGTSASSRAEQGEPPGDPVERARAICLRLLTGTPRTRKQLADALRKREIPDEAAEEVLSRFEEVGLIDDSAFADAWVESRHHGRGLARRALAQELRTKGVDSSLIDAAVGRLDSEQEEATARELVDRKLRSTRGLDRDKRLRRLAGMLARKGYPEGMALRVVRQALEAEGEDTEFMVGEGY from the coding sequence GTGACACGACGAACCGACTGGGCCGAGTACGCCTGCCCCGACCCGCCGGGGGAGCGGGACGGGAGAGGCGTCACGGGCCCCGCGGGGGGCGAGGACTGCGACGCGTACGGCGGTGACGGGCCGTACGGCGATGAGCTCGTCGGCGGCTCGCGCCGGAGAGCCGGCGGGGCTCGTGGCGCGGGCGGCGCCCGGGGGCGTCGTCGGCGCGGTCGCGAAGAGCCGTCCGGTGAGGACGGAGGTACCTCTGCCTCGTCGAGGGCCGAGCAGGGGGAGCCCCCGGGGGACCCGGTGGAGCGGGCACGGGCGATCTGCCTGCGCCTGCTCACCGGGACTCCGCGCACCCGCAAGCAGCTCGCCGACGCCCTGCGCAAGCGGGAGATCCCGGACGAGGCCGCGGAGGAGGTGCTGTCGCGGTTCGAGGAGGTCGGGCTGATCGACGACAGCGCGTTCGCGGACGCCTGGGTGGAGTCCCGGCACCACGGGCGGGGACTGGCCCGGCGGGCGCTCGCCCAGGAGCTGCGCACCAAGGGCGTCGACTCCTCGCTCATCGACGCGGCCGTCGGCCGGCTCGACTCCGAGCAGGAGGAGGCGACCGCGCGTGAACTCGTGGACCGCAAGCTGCGGTCCACCCGGGGCCTCGACCGCGACAAGCGCCTGCGCCGTCTCGCCGGGATGCTCGCCCGGAAGGGATATCCCGAGGGGATGGCCCTGCGGGTGGTCCGGCAGGCGTTGGAAGCGGAGGGGGAGGACACGGAGTTCATGGTGGGCGAGGGGTACTGA
- a CDS encoding sugar ABC transporter substrate-binding protein → MPRSVRRRRTLTVSLLGGSLILSGCGMLRPETADRDDGPLTLGFVNGGTSPFHTCLEAAVDDTARNNLAELHIANSRQDAATELANIEDMIARQVDAIIVQTVDVDALRDDIAKARSADVPVFLTSVVPEDTADLLGAVVVDLEHVGRLDAGWIEKDAAGKEVQVGIVAGAPGAASDLLVGGFESALPAGAEVVANQPGMFDPGKARKVAEQMIQDHPDLDYAFVANEEMAFAVREAFDSAGADTVRIVTVNGTDEGLAALKDGRFAATVANSAADTGELAVTNTIGLLRDWDADRIAHTPVRLVTKSNADTAPLYCPPNAG, encoded by the coding sequence ATGCCTCGCTCCGTCCGCCGCCGAAGAACGCTCACCGTGTCCCTGCTCGGCGGCAGCCTGATCCTCAGTGGCTGCGGGATGCTGCGGCCCGAGACCGCGGACCGGGACGACGGCCCGCTCACCCTCGGGTTCGTCAACGGCGGCACCTCGCCGTTCCACACCTGTCTGGAGGCGGCCGTCGACGACACGGCCCGGAACAACCTCGCCGAACTCCACATCGCCAACTCCCGCCAGGACGCGGCGACCGAACTGGCCAACATCGAGGACATGATCGCCCGCCAGGTGGACGCGATCATCGTGCAGACGGTGGACGTGGACGCGCTCCGGGACGACATCGCCAAGGCCAGGAGCGCCGACGTCCCGGTCTTTCTGACCTCGGTCGTTCCCGAGGACACGGCGGACCTCCTCGGCGCGGTCGTCGTCGACCTCGAACATGTGGGCCGACTGGACGCCGGCTGGATCGAGAAGGACGCCGCGGGAAAGGAGGTCCAGGTCGGGATCGTCGCGGGGGCGCCGGGAGCCGCCTCGGATCTGCTGGTCGGCGGCTTCGAGTCCGCGCTCCCCGCCGGCGCGGAGGTGGTCGCGAACCAGCCCGGCATGTTCGACCCGGGCAAGGCCAGGAAGGTCGCCGAGCAGATGATCCAGGACCACCCGGACCTCGACTACGCCTTCGTCGCCAACGAGGAGATGGCGTTCGCCGTCCGTGAGGCCTTCGACTCGGCCGGCGCCGACACCGTCAGGATCGTCACGGTCAACGGCACGGACGAGGGCCTGGCCGCCCTCAAGGACGGCCGCTTCGCCGCGACCGTCGCCAACTCGGCCGCGGACACCGGCGAACTCGCGGTGACCAACACCATCGGCCTGCTGAGGGACTGGGACGCCGACCGCATCGCCCACACCCCGGTCCGGCTGGTCACCAAGAGCAACGCGGACACGGCACCGCTCTACTGCCCGCCGAACGCCGGGTGA
- a CDS encoding rhodanese-like domain-containing protein codes for MSGRGERPVGIDELLERVRATYVRVPPREAYDAAQAGEALLVDIRYAALRERDGLVPGALVIERNELEWRLDPRGSHRVPEAGSHDLRVVVFCNEGYASSLAAESLHRLGLRRATDLAGGFQAWRAAGLPVTGVGR; via the coding sequence GTGAGCGGCCGGGGCGAACGGCCCGTCGGCATCGACGAGTTGCTGGAGCGGGTCCGCGCGACCTACGTACGCGTCCCCCCTCGCGAGGCCTACGACGCCGCCCAGGCCGGTGAGGCGCTGCTGGTGGACATCCGGTACGCGGCCCTGCGGGAGCGGGACGGGCTGGTGCCCGGCGCGCTGGTGATCGAGCGGAACGAGCTGGAGTGGCGCCTGGACCCACGGGGCAGTCATCGCGTGCCCGAGGCGGGCAGCCATGACCTGCGGGTGGTGGTCTTCTGCAACGAGGGGTACGCGTCGAGCCTGGCGGCGGAGTCGCTGCACCGGCTGGGGCTGCGCCGGGCGACCGATCTGGCCGGCGGGTTCCAGGCCTGGCGGGCGGCCGGGCTGCCGGTCACCGGGGTGGGGCGCTGA
- a CDS encoding cysteine dioxygenase, with protein MSVSPSPSVSTATAPTQADLLDFVRRTAADAELIASLPLDPEGRTWVRLEGPAGSEAWLIGWPPGSGTGWHDHADSVGAFLTAAGELRENSLTARLPTDGWRTLELSEDVDRERRLPAGKGRSFGHHHVHEVLNESPDRHAISVHAYYPPLPRIRRYSRSGPVLRLEQVERPEDWQ; from the coding sequence GTGTCTGTCTCCCCCTCCCCTTCCGTGTCCACCGCCACCGCTCCCACACAGGCGGACCTCCTCGATTTCGTACGTCGCACCGCCGCCGACGCCGAGCTGATCGCCTCGCTGCCGCTCGACCCCGAGGGCCGCACGTGGGTGCGTCTGGAGGGGCCCGCCGGGAGTGAGGCCTGGCTGATCGGCTGGCCGCCCGGCTCGGGCACCGGCTGGCACGATCACGCGGACTCGGTCGGCGCGTTCCTGACGGCGGCCGGTGAGCTGAGGGAGAACTCGCTCACCGCCCGGCTGCCCACGGACGGCTGGAGGACCCTGGAACTCAGCGAGGACGTGGACCGGGAGCGCAGACTGCCGGCCGGCAAGGGCCGCTCCTTCGGCCACCACCATGTCCACGAGGTCCTCAACGAGTCCCCGGACCGCCACGCGATCTCCGTCCACGCCTACTATCCGCCGCTGCCCCGGATCCGCCGCTACAGCCGCAGCGGGCCCGTGCTGCGCCTGGAGCAGGTCGAGCGCCCCGAGGACTGGCAGTGA
- a CDS encoding putative leader peptide: MTDTCVHLWRKVHVDLVRYAGCMCTRSC, encoded by the coding sequence GTGACGGACACCTGTGTGCACCTGTGGCGGAAGGTCCATGTGGACCTCGTCCGCTACGCGGGCTGCATGTGTACCCGGTCCTGCTGA
- a CDS encoding FAD-dependent monooxygenase, whose translation MDPVIIVGAGPVGLTLALALARQEVPSVVLDEGLGKDEPRLARTVVLREDTAALLERLTGLPVAEAGCRWAGWRSMRRRQVMRQVSFVDPAAGEGSAAPVHLAQHVLTGALRAALAGERLVRIAVDSRLDGIEQEPAGVTAHTRGPKGTWWRGSYLVGCDGPRSTVRKLQDIRFPGRTAVERHAVAALRTELPWPDEALLHRMPPWRTSGPSAGEVTARPLPDGAWRLDWLLPPGKDLVTPELLVSRVRETLAGWTGGPTPPYELLDTGVHTVHHRLARRWRAGRVFLAGDAAHLLGALGTQGLDEGLRDADNLAWKLALAWHHGPREALLDSYQTERRAIVAARLRAADQALPLVRGGGGLRAYVPGSARGHDALLTEGHLGRGALGAPGAYADSPLAPRHLEGEVSLETAVGAPVVDVRVTAEDGSFVRLRDRLGRGALLVLLIAPGTGVWDRKHWVTAGIMPRLAAAVAALPHPAELLVAESYPGAAAHSVLLIRPDGHLVTALSGVRPADLYAAAEATLGGPVESGAEATAGTR comes from the coding sequence GTGGACCCGGTGATCATCGTCGGAGCGGGGCCCGTCGGGCTCACGCTCGCCCTTGCGCTGGCGCGTCAGGAGGTGCCGTCCGTCGTCCTCGACGAGGGGCTCGGCAAGGACGAACCCCGTCTCGCGCGCACCGTCGTCCTGCGCGAGGACACCGCCGCCCTGCTGGAGCGGCTCACCGGGCTGCCGGTCGCCGAGGCGGGCTGCCGCTGGGCCGGATGGCGGTCGATGCGGCGCAGGCAGGTGATGCGTCAGGTGTCCTTCGTCGACCCGGCGGCCGGCGAGGGTTCGGCCGCCCCCGTGCACCTCGCCCAGCACGTCCTGACCGGCGCCCTGCGCGCGGCGCTCGCGGGCGAGCGGCTGGTGCGGATCGCCGTGGACAGCCGCCTCGACGGCATCGAGCAGGAGCCCGCGGGCGTCACCGCGCACACCAGAGGCCCCAAGGGCACCTGGTGGCGTGGCAGTTACCTGGTGGGCTGCGACGGCCCCCGCTCCACGGTCCGCAAGCTCCAGGACATCCGCTTCCCCGGCCGGACGGCGGTCGAACGGCACGCGGTCGCCGCGCTGCGCACCGAACTCCCCTGGCCCGACGAGGCGTTGCTGCACCGGATGCCGCCCTGGCGGACCTCGGGCCCGTCGGCCGGTGAGGTCACCGCGCGCCCGCTGCCGGACGGCGCCTGGCGGCTGGACTGGCTGCTCCCGCCGGGCAAGGACCTGGTCACGCCCGAGCTGCTGGTGTCCCGTGTCCGGGAGACCCTCGCGGGCTGGACGGGCGGCCCGACACCGCCGTACGAGCTCCTCGACACCGGGGTCCACACCGTGCACCACCGGCTGGCGCGGCGCTGGCGGGCCGGGCGGGTGTTCCTCGCCGGGGACGCGGCGCACTTGCTCGGGGCGCTCGGCACCCAGGGGCTCGACGAGGGGCTCAGGGACGCCGACAACCTCGCCTGGAAGCTGGCGCTGGCCTGGCATCACGGGCCGCGCGAGGCGCTGCTCGACAGCTACCAGACGGAGCGGCGCGCGATCGTCGCCGCCCGGCTGCGCGCTGCCGACCAGGCGCTGCCGCTGGTGCGCGGCGGTGGCGGGCTGCGGGCGTACGTGCCCGGCTCGGCCCGGGGCCATGACGCGCTGCTCACCGAGGGCCATCTGGGGCGCGGGGCGCTCGGTGCGCCGGGGGCGTACGCCGATTCGCCGCTCGCGCCCCGGCATCTGGAGGGCGAGGTGTCCCTGGAGACGGCGGTGGGCGCGCCGGTCGTCGATGTGCGGGTGACCGCGGAGGACGGCTCGTTCGTCCGGCTGCGGGACCGGCTGGGCCGGGGCGCGCTGCTGGTGCTGCTGATCGCGCCGGGCACGGGCGTGTGGGACCGCAAGCACTGGGTGACCGCCGGGATCATGCCCCGGCTCGCGGCGGCCGTGGCGGCCCTGCCGCATCCGGCGGAGCTGCTGGTCGCCGAGAGCTACCCGGGGGCCGCCGCGCACTCGGTCCTGCTGATCCGCCCCGACGGTCACCTGGTCACGGCGCTGAGCGGGGTGCGCCCGGCCGATCTGTACGCGGCCGCGGAGGCGACGCTGGGCGGGCCGGTGGAGTCGGGGGCGGAGGCGACGGCGGGGACGCGCTGA
- a CDS encoding amino acid ABC transporter permease — protein sequence MTSVLYDAPGPKAKRRNVIFSIVFFVLLALVAWWVWTVMDDKGQLKWALWEPFFTESEAWTTYLLPGLADTLKAAALAMVIALPLGAFFGIARMSDHRWVRIPAGVVVEFFRAIPVLLLMLFANEFYARSTDVTSADRPLYAVITGLVLYNASVLAEIVRAGILALPRGQTEAAKAIGLRKGQTMTSVLLPQAVTAMLPAIVSQLVVIVKDTALGGVMLGFTDLLNARGTLAANYANVIPSFIVVAVIYIVVNFILTSFASWLEGRLRRSKRSTGAVLGAEDMEEINPAAIGGSFGTGGEGGGIGGISGFTHPPKN from the coding sequence GTGACCTCGGTTCTGTACGACGCCCCCGGCCCGAAGGCCAAGCGGCGCAATGTGATCTTCTCGATCGTCTTCTTCGTCCTGCTGGCGCTGGTGGCGTGGTGGGTCTGGACGGTGATGGACGACAAGGGCCAGCTGAAGTGGGCCCTGTGGGAGCCGTTCTTCACCGAGTCCGAGGCCTGGACGACGTATCTGCTGCCCGGCCTCGCCGACACCCTGAAGGCCGCCGCGCTGGCCATGGTCATCGCGCTGCCGCTGGGCGCCTTCTTCGGCATCGCCCGGATGTCCGACCATCGCTGGGTCCGCATCCCGGCCGGCGTCGTGGTCGAGTTCTTCCGCGCCATCCCGGTGCTGCTGCTGATGCTGTTCGCCAACGAGTTCTACGCCCGCTCCACGGACGTCACCAGCGCGGACCGGCCCCTGTACGCGGTCATCACCGGTCTGGTGCTCTACAACGCCTCGGTCCTCGCCGAGATCGTCCGCGCGGGCATCCTCGCCCTGCCCCGGGGCCAGACGGAGGCCGCCAAGGCGATCGGTCTGCGCAAGGGCCAGACGATGACCAGCGTCCTGCTGCCGCAGGCGGTCACGGCGATGCTCCCGGCGATCGTCAGCCAGCTGGTGGTCATCGTGAAGGACACCGCGCTCGGCGGCGTGATGCTCGGCTTCACCGACCTGCTGAACGCCCGCGGCACGCTCGCGGCCAACTACGCCAACGTCATCCCCAGCTTCATCGTCGTGGCGGTCATCTACATCGTCGTCAACTTCATCCTGACGAGCTTCGCGAGCTGGCTGGAGGGCCGGCTGCGGCGCAGCAAGCGCAGCACCGGCGCGGTGCTCGGCGCCGAGGACATGGAGGAGATCAACCCGGCGGCGATCGGCGGTTCCTTCGGCACCGGCGGCGAGGGCGGAGGCATCGGCGGCATCAGTGGCTTCACCCATCCACCGAAGAACTGA
- a CDS encoding amino acid ABC transporter permease: MFDFLSDYDDPSLLGAFWVTIQLTIFSGIGSLVWGTLLAAMRVSPVPLMRGFGTAYVNIVRNIPLTVIIVFTSLGLADIFGMTMGAPDDFEAQGFRLAILGLVAYTAAFVCEALRSGINTVPVGQAEAARAIGLSFSQVLRLIVLPQAFRSVIGPLANVLIALTKNTTVAATIGVAEAALLMKEMIENEAQTLLIGAIFAFGFVVLTLPTGLFLGWLSKRLAVKR; the protein is encoded by the coding sequence GTGTTCGACTTTCTTTCTGACTATGACGACCCGAGTCTGCTGGGCGCCTTCTGGGTGACGATCCAGCTCACCATCTTCTCGGGCATCGGTTCCCTGGTCTGGGGAACCCTGCTGGCGGCCATGCGGGTCAGCCCCGTTCCGCTGATGCGCGGTTTCGGCACCGCCTATGTGAACATCGTCCGGAACATCCCCCTGACCGTCATCATCGTCTTCACCTCGCTCGGCCTCGCCGACATCTTCGGCATGACGATGGGCGCGCCCGACGACTTCGAGGCCCAGGGCTTCCGGCTCGCGATCCTCGGTCTGGTCGCCTACACGGCCGCCTTCGTGTGCGAGGCGCTGCGCTCCGGCATCAACACCGTGCCCGTGGGCCAGGCCGAGGCGGCCCGCGCCATCGGGCTGAGCTTCAGCCAGGTGCTCCGGCTGATCGTCCTGCCGCAGGCGTTCCGCTCGGTCATCGGCCCGCTCGCCAACGTCCTGATCGCCCTCACCAAGAACACCACGGTGGCGGCCACGATCGGCGTGGCCGAGGCGGCCCTGCTGATGAAGGAAATGATCGAGAACGAGGCCCAGACGCTGCTCATCGGCGCGATCTTCGCCTTCGGTTTCGTGGTACTGACCCTGCCCACCGGCCTGTTCCTCGGCTGGCTGAGCAAGCGACTGGCGGTGAAGCGGTGA
- a CDS encoding glutamate ABC transporter substrate-binding protein, which yields MKLRKVTAAAAAAFVLSLTATACGGDDDSDSADSGSSGGDKIKVGIKYDQPGLGLKEPDGSFSGFDVDVATFVAGELGYEPNQIEFIETKSADRENALARGDVDFIAATYSITDERKEKVDFAGPYLLAHQDLLVKADSDIAEGTDLNGKKLCSVTGSTSAQNVKDEIAPDAQLKEYGTYSECIAGLQSGAVDAVTTDDSILAGFAAQDQYKGQFKLAGLKLSNENYGVGVKKGDTETVNKINDALEKMVSDGAWETAVKENFGPADYKNEQAPKIGTIVQ from the coding sequence ATGAAGCTCCGCAAGGTCACCGCCGCGGCCGCCGCCGCGTTCGTCCTCTCCCTGACCGCCACGGCCTGTGGCGGCGACGACGACAGCGACAGCGCCGACTCGGGTTCCAGCGGCGGCGACAAGATCAAGGTCGGCATCAAGTACGACCAGCCCGGCCTCGGCCTGAAGGAGCCCGACGGTTCCTTCTCCGGCTTCGACGTCGACGTAGCCACCTTCGTGGCGGGCGAACTCGGCTACGAGCCCAACCAGATCGAGTTCATCGAGACCAAGAGCGCCGACCGCGAGAACGCGCTCGCCCGTGGCGACGTCGACTTCATCGCCGCCACCTACTCCATCACCGACGAGCGCAAGGAGAAGGTCGACTTCGCCGGCCCGTACCTGCTGGCCCACCAGGACCTGCTGGTCAAGGCTGACTCGGACATCGCCGAGGGCACCGACCTCAACGGCAAGAAGCTCTGCTCGGTCACCGGCTCGACCTCGGCGCAGAACGTCAAGGACGAGATCGCCCCCGACGCCCAGCTCAAGGAGTACGGCACGTACTCGGAGTGCATCGCCGGTCTGCAGAGCGGTGCCGTCGACGCGGTCACCACCGACGACTCGATCCTCGCGGGCTTCGCCGCGCAGGACCAGTACAAGGGCCAGTTCAAGCTCGCGGGCCTGAAGCTGAGCAACGAGAACTACGGCGTCGGCGTCAAGAAGGGCGACACCGAGACCGTCAACAAGATCAACGACGCGCTGGAGAAGATGGTCAGCGACGGCGCCTGGGAGACGGCCGTCAAGGAGAACTTCGGCCCGGCCGACTACAAGAACGAGCAGGCCCCGAAGATCGGGACCATCGTTCAGTAA
- a CDS encoding amino acid ABC transporter ATP-binding protein yields MTEVSVAKEDVAATGDLVVLKSVNKHFGALHVLQDIDLTIARGEVVVVIGPSGSGKSTLCRAINRLETIDSGTIVLDGKPLPDEGKELARLRADVGMVFQSFNLFAHKTVLENVMLGQVKVRKTEKKKAEEKARKLLDRVGVANQADKYPAQLSGGQQQRVAIARALAMEPKVMLFDEPTSALDPEMINEVLEVMQQLARDGMTMIVVTHEMGFARSAANRVVFMADGRIVEEAVPDQFFSNPRSDRAKDFLSKILHH; encoded by the coding sequence ATGACCGAAGTATCGGTGGCCAAGGAAGATGTGGCCGCGACCGGCGACCTGGTCGTCCTGAAGAGTGTCAACAAGCATTTCGGCGCGTTGCACGTGCTCCAGGACATCGACCTGACGATCGCCCGCGGCGAAGTCGTCGTGGTCATCGGACCCTCCGGGTCCGGCAAGTCCACCCTGTGCCGCGCCATCAACCGCCTGGAGACGATCGACTCGGGGACGATCGTCCTCGACGGCAAACCGCTGCCCGACGAGGGCAAGGAGCTGGCCCGGCTCCGTGCCGACGTCGGCATGGTCTTCCAGTCGTTCAATCTCTTCGCGCACAAGACCGTGCTCGAGAACGTCATGCTGGGCCAGGTCAAGGTCCGCAAGACCGAGAAGAAGAAGGCCGAGGAGAAGGCCCGCAAGCTGCTCGACCGGGTGGGTGTGGCCAACCAGGCGGACAAGTACCCCGCCCAGCTCTCCGGCGGCCAGCAGCAGCGCGTGGCCATCGCACGCGCCCTCGCGATGGAGCCGAAGGTCATGCTCTTCGACGAGCCGACCTCGGCCCTCGACCCGGAGATGATCAACGAGGTGCTGGAGGTCATGCAGCAGCTCGCCCGTGACGGCATGACCATGATCGTCGTCACCCACGAGATGGGCTTCGCTCGTTCGGCCGCCAATCGAGTGGTGTTCATGGCGGACGGTCGAATCGTCGAAGAGGCTGTGCCGGACCAGTTCTTCAGCAACCCGCGCAGCGACCGTGCCAAGGACTTCCTGTCCAAGATCCTGCACCACTGA
- a CDS encoding response regulator transcription factor, giving the protein MRLLLVEDDNHVAAALSAVLARHGFDVTHARSGEEALQALVPEGAGFGVVLLDLGLPDQDGYEVCGKIRKRTSTPVIMVTARSDVRSRIHGLNLGADDYVVKPYDTGELLARIHAVSRRSVHEDPAAAADTVLRLGSVHIELPTRQVRVDGSVVQLTRKEFDLLALLAQRPGVVFRREQIISEVWRTSWEGTGRTLEVHVASLRAKLRMPALIETVRGVGYRLVAPAA; this is encoded by the coding sequence ATGAGACTGCTCCTCGTCGAGGACGACAACCATGTCGCCGCCGCCCTGTCCGCGGTTCTGGCGCGGCACGGCTTCGACGTCACCCATGCCCGCAGTGGCGAGGAGGCGCTCCAGGCGCTGGTCCCGGAGGGCGCCGGATTCGGTGTCGTCCTGCTCGACCTCGGCCTGCCCGACCAGGACGGCTACGAGGTCTGCGGCAAGATCCGCAAGCGCACCAGCACCCCCGTGATCATGGTGACCGCCCGCTCCGACGTGCGCTCCCGCATCCACGGCCTCAACCTCGGCGCCGACGACTATGTCGTCAAGCCGTACGACACCGGCGAACTGCTCGCCCGGATCCACGCCGTCAGCCGGCGCAGCGTCCACGAGGACCCGGCGGCCGCGGCGGACACCGTGCTGCGGCTGGGCTCGGTGCACATCGAGCTGCCGACCCGGCAGGTCAGAGTGGACGGCTCGGTCGTCCAACTGACCCGCAAGGAGTTCGACCTGCTGGCGCTGCTCGCCCAGCGGCCGGGTGTGGTCTTCCGGCGGGAGCAGATCATCAGCGAGGTGTGGCGGACCAGCTGGGAGGGGACCGGACGCACCCTGGAGGTCCATGTCGCCTCCCTGCGCGCCAAGCTGCGGATGCCGGCCCTGATCGAGACCGTGCGCGGCGTCGGCTACCGGCTCGTCGCCCCGGCCGCCTAG